The Opitutaceae bacterium genome has a window encoding:
- a CDS encoding corrinoid protein encodes MSELLANLTATIKAGRRKEAVETTKAALDANTSPSEVLNALVTGMDDVGRRFKANEIFVPEVLIAARAMKESMALLEPKLVAAGIRPEYTAVVGTVQGDLHDIGKNLVSMMWKGANFNVIDLGTNVPPEKFVDAARENKAQIVGLSGLLTTTMPAMKRTVEDLRTAALPGVRIVIGGAPITQEFADEIGADGYAPDAASAVDLVRTLLKTA; translated from the coding sequence ATGAGCGAGCTTCTTGCAAATCTCACCGCAACAATCAAGGCCGGTCGCCGCAAAGAGGCAGTTGAGACGACGAAAGCAGCCCTTGATGCCAACACCTCCCCCTCCGAGGTTCTCAACGCCCTGGTCACGGGGATGGACGACGTCGGAAGGCGCTTTAAGGCGAACGAAATCTTCGTTCCCGAGGTCCTGATCGCGGCCCGCGCCATGAAGGAGAGCATGGCCCTGCTTGAGCCCAAGCTGGTGGCCGCCGGCATCCGGCCGGAATACACGGCGGTGGTCGGCACGGTTCAGGGCGACCTGCACGACATCGGCAAGAACCTCGTCTCCATGATGTGGAAAGGGGCGAATTTCAACGTCATCGATCTCGGCACCAATGTTCCCCCGGAGAAATTCGTCGACGCCGCCCGGGAAAACAAGGCACAGATCGTCGGTCTTTCCGGTCTTCTCACCACTACCATGCCCGCCATGAAGCGGACGGTGGAGGATCTTCGCACAGCCGCCCTGCCTGGCGTCAGGATTGTCATCGGCGGTGCGCCCATCACCCAGGAATTCGCCGATGAGATCGGTGCCGATGGGTACGCGCCCGATGCCGCCAGTGCCGTCGACCTGGTGCGCACGCTCCTGAAAACCGCCTGA